Proteins from a single region of Fodinibius sp. Rm-B-1B1-1:
- a CDS encoding glycosyltransferase family 2 protein — translation MSRLPKISIITVSYNAENTIERTIRSVLKQNYEGELEYIIIDGGSTDKTKEIIRKYGDDLKWISENDEGIYDAMNKGIRMATGDWIGILNSDDWYAKNTLNIVGRYAQEKSDINFLIGKMGRVNITGTIGKKVSPPDHQSGILEPNNHPATFVKKDAYLKMGLYNLAYNIASDMELIMRAKQHPQIQMGSIDFLLTYMQEGGISNGFLGSIERFRIEKKYYGLLSAMNVLIKTTLQKTRKSILQTLLPQENFIQLQEGWWDKHRDSFTLSDDDYWM, via the coding sequence ATGTCTCGATTACCTAAGATTAGCATTATAACGGTTTCATATAATGCGGAAAATACGATTGAGCGAACAATACGAAGTGTATTAAAGCAAAACTATGAGGGAGAATTGGAATATATTATAATTGATGGGGGGTCAACAGATAAAACCAAAGAAATTATTAGAAAGTATGGGGATGATTTAAAGTGGATTTCGGAAAACGATGAGGGAATATATGATGCAATGAATAAAGGTATAAGAATGGCTACTGGCGATTGGATAGGGATCTTGAACAGCGATGATTGGTATGCAAAAAACACGCTAAATATCGTAGGGAGATATGCTCAGGAGAAATCAGATATTAATTTTTTAATTGGTAAGATGGGACGAGTGAATATCACTGGTACGATAGGAAAGAAAGTTTCTCCACCTGACCATCAATCAGGCATATTGGAACCCAATAATCATCCAGCTACTTTTGTTAAAAAGGATGCCTATTTAAAGATGGGTTTGTACAATTTAGCGTATAATATTGCTTCAGATATGGAATTGATTATGAGAGCGAAACAACATCCACAAATTCAAATGGGATCTATTGATTTTTTATTGACATACATGCAAGAGGGAGGGATATCTAACGGTTTTTTAGGTTCTATAGAAAGATTTAGAATTGAGAAGAAGTATTATGGATTATTATCGGCAATGAATGTATTAATTAAGACCACGTTGCAAAAAACAAGAAAAAGTATTCTACAGACCTTATTACCTCAAGAAAACTTCATTCAACTACAAGAAGGGTGGTGGGATAAGCATAGAGATAGTTTTACTTTATCTGATGATGATTATTGGATGTAA
- a CDS encoding glycosyltransferase family 4 protein, with translation MKDKYLIIGKRVPTNERSNVGGVIVLFEQLLEDLQRNNFKHEVIDINYRNYGNKIKAYLLIHWQILCKIWSSDKVLLNGDNNLIYLYAPFLLIWSLIGGQKVIFRFFGGNFHNYYEQKNILLRCIFLLQLRKADLVFWEQHYQVNYFKDKQINAHWFPNVRSITDESLIHDQERDFKGKFVFISHIREEKGVNAILKVKCELGSNFDIHLYGPELNYECPQQLKPIYKNIYKGAIEPENVLQVLSEYDVLVLPTFWSGEGYPGIIIEAFGLGIPVIATDLMGIKEMFEKDAGILIEPRSVLELKQAIEEINQSNYSKLIAGAKEAFKSFNAEVQMPAILKKIKNI, from the coding sequence ATGAAGGATAAATATCTTATAATAGGTAAAAGAGTTCCTACAAATGAACGATCCAATGTTGGGGGAGTGATTGTATTATTTGAACAATTATTGGAAGATTTGCAAAGAAATAATTTTAAGCATGAAGTAATTGATATCAACTACCGCAATTATGGAAATAAAATTAAAGCTTATTTGCTGATACATTGGCAAATACTTTGCAAAATATGGAGTAGTGACAAAGTTTTATTGAATGGTGATAACAACCTAATCTACCTATATGCACCTTTTTTATTAATTTGGAGCTTGATAGGTGGTCAAAAAGTTATATTCCGCTTTTTTGGTGGAAATTTTCATAATTATTATGAACAGAAAAACATTTTACTGAGGTGTATATTTCTTTTGCAGCTTAGGAAAGCAGATTTGGTATTTTGGGAACAACACTACCAAGTAAATTACTTTAAGGATAAACAAATTAATGCTCATTGGTTTCCCAATGTTCGAAGTATTACTGATGAATCTCTCATTCACGATCAGGAAAGAGATTTTAAAGGAAAATTTGTTTTTATAAGTCATATACGTGAGGAAAAGGGAGTAAACGCGATTTTAAAAGTTAAGTGTGAATTAGGATCGAATTTTGATATTCATCTATATGGCCCTGAACTTAATTATGAATGTCCTCAACAATTAAAACCAATTTATAAAAACATCTATAAAGGTGCTATTGAGCCTGAAAACGTACTTCAGGTGTTAAGTGAATATGATGTTCTTGTACTTCCCACCTTTTGGAGTGGTGAAGGTTATCCCGGTATTATTATTGAGGCTTTTGGGCTTGGTATTCCAGTAATTGCTACAGATTTAATGGGAATTAAAGAAATGTTTGAAAAGGATGCAGGTATATTAATTGAACCACGATCAGTGTTAGAGTTAAAACAAGCGATAGAAGAAATCAATCAATCAAATTATTCAAAGTTAATTGCTGGTGCAAAAGAAGCTTTTAAAAGTTTTAATGCAGAAGTACAAATGCCAGCGATTTTAAAAAAGATTAAAAATATTTAG
- the asnB gene encoding asparagine synthase (glutamine-hydrolyzing) encodes MCGIVGYVSKKQWNLKKGVDSISHRGPDYQNYEITEYRDSYVGFGHARLSIIGLNPESNQPMSIEEGKFKIIYNGEIYNYKSLRRDLESKNVNFRTDSDTEVLLKYYKEYGVKGLRELKGMFAFSILDRTRNELIFVRDPLGIKPLYYWQNNRGVFWSSELKGIWNLIGTKANIDPDVLTEHLSTGFLYEPDTGYKNVYKVPPASYVKVKLNSYNGDTLIPKRYWSLNKRETNIEELRQKVRSSIENHLVSDVPVGLFYSGGVDSSLILSKVEKNIKPFIVKSEEKEYEKAGMTNDYEYGKKIAGILNKDIKEVSLNNKEGNRSSILEDITHIAKLSEEPIKDYTFISSMGLSKEVSREGYKVMLSGMGADEIFSGYPRYQLAKYGKYFAFFFPFLKPFMKLSNYLEKKIERFSNYFGERGFARKYNTLLTPFSRAEIDRLIIDGANFNKFDKKIDKILDKCPFQSPLKKAMFLDRYGFLSHNFLVADKSSMQAGIELRVPLATHELFELSMNLPDRKLMSVSKTKKILKNMLYEELPKKLVDRRKAGFHPPIDSKIMELGNNKIISYLKNNELFDLISYKEVRKILDEHFNGKQNNTFKIYRLLYLSAWYNENK; translated from the coding sequence ATGTGTGGCATTGTAGGTTATGTATCAAAAAAACAATGGAATTTAAAAAAGGGAGTTGATTCTATTTCCCATCGTGGACCAGATTATCAAAATTATGAAATAACTGAATATAGGGATAGTTATGTTGGTTTTGGGCATGCAAGGCTTAGTATTATAGGCTTGAATCCTGAATCTAATCAGCCTATGAGTATAGAAGAGGGAAAGTTTAAAATAATATACAATGGGGAAATATATAATTATAAATCTTTACGAAGAGATTTAGAAAGTAAAAATGTTAATTTTAGAACCGACTCAGATACTGAAGTTCTATTAAAATATTATAAGGAATACGGAGTAAAGGGATTACGTGAGTTAAAGGGAATGTTTGCCTTCAGTATTCTTGATAGAACAAGGAATGAATTAATTTTTGTCCGAGACCCGTTGGGCATAAAACCTCTTTATTACTGGCAGAACAATAGGGGGGTATTTTGGTCATCAGAGTTGAAGGGTATATGGAATCTTATAGGTACTAAGGCAAATATTGATCCTGATGTGCTAACGGAACACCTTTCTACAGGATTTTTGTATGAACCAGATACTGGATATAAGAATGTTTATAAGGTACCCCCAGCAAGTTATGTAAAGGTAAAACTTAATAGTTATAATGGAGATACTCTTATCCCAAAGAGATACTGGTCATTGAATAAAAGAGAGACAAATATTGAAGAATTAAGACAGAAGGTAAGAAGTTCTATAGAAAATCATTTAGTGAGTGATGTGCCAGTTGGTTTATTTTATTCAGGTGGGGTGGATTCTTCACTTATTCTTTCTAAAGTTGAAAAAAATATTAAACCATTTATCGTTAAGTCTGAGGAAAAAGAATATGAAAAGGCAGGGATGACAAATGATTATGAATATGGAAAAAAAATAGCTGGTATTTTAAACAAAGATATTAAGGAGGTTTCTCTTAATAATAAGGAAGGCAATCGGTCTTCAATATTAGAGGATATTACTCATATTGCTAAACTATCAGAAGAGCCCATTAAGGATTATACATTTATTTCTTCAATGGGATTGTCTAAAGAAGTAAGTAGAGAAGGCTATAAAGTAATGCTGAGCGGTATGGGAGCAGATGAAATTTTTTCGGGCTATCCCAGATATCAATTGGCAAAATATGGGAAGTATTTTGCTTTTTTCTTTCCATTCCTTAAACCTTTTATGAAATTATCAAATTATTTAGAAAAAAAGATTGAGAGATTTTCTAATTATTTTGGGGAAAGGGGATTTGCAAGAAAATATAATACACTCTTAACACCATTTTCTCGCGCTGAAATTGATAGATTAATTATAGACGGAGCTAATTTTAATAAATTTGATAAAAAAATTGATAAAATACTTGACAAATGTCCTTTTCAGTCCCCCCTAAAAAAGGCAATGTTTTTAGATAGATATGGGTTTTTGTCACATAATTTTTTAGTGGCTGATAAATCAAGTATGCAAGCTGGAATAGAGTTAAGAGTCCCTTTGGCTACTCACGAATTATTTGAGCTATCTATGAACTTGCCTGATAGGAAATTAATGAGTGTGAGTAAGACAAAAAAAATATTAAAAAATATGCTCTATGAAGAGCTCCCCAAAAAATTGGTTGATCGAAGAAAGGCAGGATTCCATCCACCGATTGATTCAAAAATCATGGAATTAGGAAATAATAAAATAATAAGTTACCTGAAAAATAATGAATTGTTTGATCTAATCTCTTACAAAGAAGTAAGAAAGATATTAGATGAACATTTTAATGGGAAACAAAATAATACATTCAAAATTTATAGATTATTATATTTAAGTGCTTGGTATAATGAAAATAAATAA